TACTATCCATCTTATTTTAGTTTGAAATATTTCTCATTAGTCTTTGTTAATGttattcatttcatttttttttcaattaactaTGTGGTTTTAGAAGATGGATTTTATTGGATTTCTCCCTGCCAGGTTAGGGAAGTAGAGCTTGTGCTAGATATTGGTCAAGCAGCTATTAAGCATCCAGATGCTAAGCCATATACTCATGATATTCTTCTTTCTATGGCACTGGCTGAGGTAAGAAGCGTCAGCAAATAGGTCTGGATCTTGTACCGTCAATTTTGTTTTAGTTTCATTTTCTTATCATAGGTGTCCTTTCTTGAAGTGTGCAACTGCAATGATTGGTTTTGAGAGGAACAAAGTGTCCCAGGGATTTGAAGCTATTGCTCGTGCTCAGAGTCTTCTAAGAAGTAAAAAATCTCTTGAGAAAATATCATTATTATCTAAGGTAATGGACACATTTTATATTATTTCTCTGAAAATGTTTTTTCCTAATGGCATTTGTTGGTTCAGTCTACTATATGCATCTGGTCCATTGTGAAATGGGAGAAAAGAGAGTGATtggttgttttattttgttattctgACCTTGTAATACGGTTTTGCAGATTGACAGAGCTAAAACTATGTGTGAGTGTCTGATTGCATCAGAGCTTACTGATCTGAAACTAGAGGAAGCTCTTATGCTGTTTCTTCTCGGTAAGGTATGTGTTTTTGCTTTCCTCATTCAAATATTGGGTGCTGTTTCATTGAAATACTTTTGGGTGTATGGGAgtcatggattttttttttttttgggtccaatATTTCCTTTTGTTTCCTCCATTCTGACATTTTGGTTTTCAGgataatgaggctgcagttgTTGAAAAGCTGAAGAAGCTTGATGGAAGCAAAAACCAATTAATACAGTCTTTATGCAAACAAGGTGACCTCAAGCTAGCTCTACAACTTTTTCCTCACGAACCCAACCCATCCCAACAGACCTGTGAGCTCTTAATCCTTTCTTGCATCCGCCAGGATTCTCTCTCTGATGGGTTAGACGTGCATCGCCACCTTGTTGATGGCGGGTGGGACCAAGACCCTTTTTTGGCCACCAAACTTATAGAGATGTACTCTGAGTTGGACTCCATCGAGAATGCACGTGAAGTATTCGATAAAACTCGTAAAAGAACTATTTATATGTGGAATGCACTTTTTAGAGCCCTTACGTTGGCTGGCCATGGAACTGAGGTGTTAAATTTGTACAGACAAATGAATACAATTGGGGTTTCGTCTGATCGGTTTACGTATACGTATGTACTCAAAGCTTGTGTTGTTTCAGAGATTTTGAGTTCGCTTCTCCAGAAGGGAAAGGAGATTCATGGGCATATTTTGCGTCACGGATATGGGGCCCATGTTCATGTAACGACCACTTTGTTGGATATGTATGCAAGGTTCAGGTGCGTTTCATGTGCTAGTAGTGTATTTGATCAGATGCAAAATAGAAATGTGGTTTCTTGGAGTGCTATGATTGCTTGCTATGCAAAGAATGCAAGGCCTTATGAAGCTTTGGAACTTTTTCGGAAGATGATACTAGAGGCCCCTGATTTGTTTCCCAATTCCGTGACCATGGTTAGTGTTCTTCAAGCTTGTGCAGCTCTTGCTGCCTTGGAGCAGGGGAAGTTCATTCATGGGTACATCCTGAGAAGGGGTCTTGATTCAACCCTTCCGGTTATGAGTAGCCTTATCACAATGTATGCGAGATGTGGTAAGCTTGAGCTGGGCCAACAAGTTTTCAATTTGATAAAAAAGAAGGATGTGGTTTCATGGAATTCCTTGATTTCAAGTTATGGAATTCATGGATATGGAAAGAGGGCAATTCAAATTTTTGAAGACATGATCAATCATGGAGTATCACCGAGTCATATTTCATTTGTTAGTGTTTTGGGGGCCTGTAGTCATGAAGGTCTTGTTGACGAGGGGAAGTTAATATTCCACTCTATGGTGAGAGATCATGGATTATATCCCAGCATTGAGCAGTATGCTTGTATGGTGGATCTTCTTGGTCGTGCTAATCGGTTAGATGAAGCAGCCAAGGTCATTGAAGATATGCGGATTGAACCAGGAGCTCAAGTTTGGGGTGCTCTTCTTGGATCATGTAGGATACATGGTAATGTTGATCTGGCAGAGAGAGCAAGCAAAAGGTTATTTGAGCTTGAGCCTAGGAATGCTGGGAATTATGTACTTCTAGCTGATATTTATGCTGAGGCCAAGATGTGGGATGAGgtaaaaagagtaaaaaaactTCTAGAAGCTCGGGAACTTCAAAAGGTACCAGGTCGCAGTTGGATTGAAGTTAATAGGAAGATATACTCATTCGATTCTGTTGACGAGTTTAACCCACAAATGGAGCAACTTCATGCACTGCTGGGTGAATTGTCAATAGAGATGAAAGGACGAGGATATAAGCCACAGACTAAAGTTGTCCTCTATGATCTTGATGAGGAAGAGAAGGAACGTATAGTATTAGGCCATAGTGAAAAGTTAGCAGTTGCATTTGGTCTCATCAATACCAAAAATGGGGAAACTATTCGGATTTCCAAGAATTTGAGGCTATGTGAAGATTGCCATTATGTTACAAAGTTCATATCCAAGTTTACCAATAGAGAGATTCTAGTCCGAGATGTAAATCGGTTTCACCATTTCCGTGATGGGGTTTGTTCATGCGGGGATTATTGGTAAGTGCAAacaattattctttcatttttgtTACCTAATAACAAAATaggagaagttgtggaagttATAGAGATCTTAAAAGGATACATAGTGTAATTGGAACACTGTAGAATTATATGAAAACTTGTTCTGATGAATAAATAGTTCTTCAAGCTTTATGATTTAGATTCATTTGCTGACTAATGTGATCTTCTAGCTTGAGTTTTCCTTGAACTCAATTCGATGAGTCATACTGATACAAAACCTGATCATGGCATACAACTAAAAGACAGAAGTGCTGAAAGCTAAACTAACTCGTTTGTTTTAAACCAAATCCTCTACGACATAAGTAAACTTTATTTATCTTGCAAACAATATCTTATCATGATTTTCATTGTTTTATTCCCTGAACCCTATTGTTACAATTATTGGAATAAAAGATACCGCTTTTTTACACATAACTAGTAGAAATTCTGAACACAAACAAACATAAATTCATCATCTCTTTGGAGAAGCTTGTGCAATGAACAAGTAGCTGCCAGTTGCATAATTCAGGCCTCAAGGAAACCCTTTTCCTTCAGGCATTCAATAGTGTCCCTGAGACTTACTTCCAACGGAAGGAAATCAAGTCCCAAACTTTTTGCCTTTTCCTGGGATATTTGATACTGTGGAGCAGAAGGGATATCCTGCTCACATCTGCAAACATCGAAACAAACCGAATCTTTG
This portion of the Rosa chinensis cultivar Old Blush chromosome 1, RchiOBHm-V2, whole genome shotgun sequence genome encodes:
- the LOC112191986 gene encoding pentatricopeptide repeat-containing protein At3g46790, chloroplastic, which gives rise to MAALAHALLGIIPARCGLCRAINPNLCCSWRPLPNPSGFSISSRTHLANLTARSRLNAAHTLTVHNASAPTTLEIPVTCYQLIGVPDQAEKDEVIKVVMDLKNSEVEEGYTENAIKSRQDLLMDVRDKLIFEPEYAGNSSENIRPKSALQIPWAWLAAALCLLQEVREVELVLDIGQAAIKHPDAKPYTHDILLSMALAECATAMIGFERNKVSQGFEAIARAQSLLRSKKSLEKISLLSKIDRAKTMCECLIASELTDLKLEEALMLFLLGKDNEAAVVEKLKKLDGSKNQLIQSLCKQGDLKLALQLFPHEPNPSQQTCELLILSCIRQDSLSDGLDVHRHLVDGGWDQDPFLATKLIEMYSELDSIENAREVFDKTRKRTIYMWNALFRALTLAGHGTEVLNLYRQMNTIGVSSDRFTYTYVLKACVVSEILSSLLQKGKEIHGHILRHGYGAHVHVTTTLLDMYARFRCVSCASSVFDQMQNRNVVSWSAMIACYAKNARPYEALELFRKMILEAPDLFPNSVTMVSVLQACAALAALEQGKFIHGYILRRGLDSTLPVMSSLITMYARCGKLELGQQVFNLIKKKDVVSWNSLISSYGIHGYGKRAIQIFEDMINHGVSPSHISFVSVLGACSHEGLVDEGKLIFHSMVRDHGLYPSIEQYACMVDLLGRANRLDEAAKVIEDMRIEPGAQVWGALLGSCRIHGNVDLAERASKRLFELEPRNAGNYVLLADIYAEAKMWDEVKRVKKLLEARELQKVPGRSWIEVNRKIYSFDSVDEFNPQMEQLHALLGELSIEMKGRGYKPQTKVVLYDLDEEEKERIVLGHSEKLAVAFGLINTKNGETIRISKNLRLCEDCHYVTKFISKFTNREILVRDVNRFHHFRDGVCSCGDYW